In Meleagris gallopavo isolate NT-WF06-2002-E0010 breed Aviagen turkey brand Nicholas breeding stock chromosome 15, Turkey_5.1, whole genome shotgun sequence, one DNA window encodes the following:
- the LOC104913316 gene encoding glucocorticoid receptor-like: MDSKELLKSSDQETGKNVLMSTKGGIVMDFHPPFRGGASAQAPVSAAPLPVSSQSDSAQQPALADFSKGLVNNVPPPDLSKAVSLSMGLYMGETDAKVMGNDLGFSQQSQTGIPSGETDFRLLEESIASLNKSSSLAEDTKGAVSSEAPLEPDFAGMAGRGPLEPGASVQSQVGSNGGSLKLFSEDQSTLDILQDLELPSVSPGKEPNGSPWRLDPLLDDGGLLSPISADDTFLLEGNLGEDCKPPILSDTKPKINDRGDLLPSSKMPMPQVKTEKEDYIELCTPGIKQENMGPIYCQANFSGSNLLGTKVSAISIHGVSTSGGQMYHYDLNTASLSQQQDQKPIFNIIPSLPASSENWNRCQGSGDEALAPLGTLNLSGRPAFSNGYSR, from the coding sequence ATGGATTCCAAAGAATTGCTTAAGTCGTCAGATCAAGAAACCGGGAAAAATGTGCTCATGAGTACCAAAGGAGGGATCGTGATGGACTTCCATCCACCCTTCAGGGGTGGAGCCTCCGCACAAGCCCCTGTATCTGCAGCTCCTCTCCCCGTGTCTTCTCAGTCAGACTCTGCTCAGCAACCCGCTCTGGCTGACTTCTCAAAAGGATTGGTAAACAATGTGCCTCCGCCGGACCTGTCCAAGGCAGTGTCACTCTCCATGGGACTGTATATGGGTGAAACAGATGCGAAAGTGATGGGAAACGACCTTGGATTTTCACAACAGAGCCAAACTGGCATCCCTTCTGGAGAAACGGACTTCAGGCTCCTGGAGGAAAGCATAGCAAGCTTGAACAAGTCCTCGAGCCTGGCAGAGGACACGAAGGGAGCAGTGTCATCCGAGGCGCCGCTGGAGCCGGACTTTGCGGGCATGGCTGGCCGCGGCCCCCTGGAGCCGGGGGCTTCGGTCCAAAGCCAAGTCGGCTCCAACGGCGGCAGCCTGAAGCTGTTCTCTGAAGACCAAAGCACCCTGGATATCCTCCAGGACTTAGAATTGCCATCGGTATCGCCTGGCAAGGAGCCGAATGGGAGTCCGTGGCGGCTGGACCCGTTGCTCGATGATGGAGGTTTGCTGTCCCCCATCTCTGCTGACGACACGTTCCTTCTGGAGGGAAACCTGGGGGAAGACTGCAAGCCCCCCATTTTGTCTGACACTAAACCTAAAATTAATGACCGTGGTGACCTTTTACCCAGTTCCAAAATGCCAATGCCGCAAGTGAAAACGGAAAAGGAAGACTACATTGAACTCTGTACTCCTGGCATAAAGCAAGAAAACATGGGCCCAATTTACTGTCAGGCAAACTTCTCTGGGTCTAATCTGCTGGGTACTAAAGTCTCTGCCATCTCTATCCATGGTGTCAGCACCTCTGGGGGACAGATGTATCACTATGATTTAAATACTGCATCGCTCTCTCAGCAGCAGGATCAGAAACCAATTTTTAATATCATTCCATCTCTTCCTGCCAGTTCAGAAAATTGGAATAGGTGCCAGGGATCAGGGGACGAGGCTCTAGCTCCCTTGGGAACGCTCAACCTTTCTGGCAGACCTGCTTTCTCTAACGGCTATTCAAGGTAa